GGCCGGACTCTCCCCCTGATTATGATGGCTGCCCAGTCCCGCATCCTGGTAGGAGGGCAGGCCGTCATCGAGGGGGTCATGATGCGCGTGCCAGGGGCCTATGCCGTGGCTGTCAGGAATCCCGACGGAAAAATCCAGACTTTATACCGGGCTTTCACCTCCGCAGCGGAACGCTCTCGCTGGCTGAAGCTGCCCCTTTTAAGGGGAATGGTGCATCTGTTTGAGGCCTTGAAGATCGGATTGTCCACGCTCAACTGGTCGGCGGAAGTGGCCTACCACGAAGAGGGGAAAAGCAAAGGCTCATTAACCAGTTTTTGGTCTACCTCCCTGGCCCTGGCGCTGGCCATCGGACTGTTTTTTGTGGCACCATTGTGGATCACTACCAAACTCCTGCAAGTAGAGCAGCAAGCAGTAGGGTTCAACCTGGTGTCGGGGGCCATCCGTATCGCCTTTTTCCTACTGTACCTGGGTTTGATCTCTTTAGCTAGGGATGTGAGGCGTCTGTTCGAATATCATGGTGCCGAACACAAGACGGTCTATGCCTTCGAAGCGGGTAAGGCCCTCACTATCGAAAGCACCCGTGACTTCCCCACACAGCACCCTCGTTGCGGAACCAGCTTCATCTTTATCGTTCTTATCGCCGCCATTCTAGCCTTTGCTCTAATTGACACCATCGTCCTGGCTCTGGTGGGGACAATCTCCCTCGGACTGCGGCTCCTGGTGCACCTACCGTTAATCCCGGTGGTGGCCGGATTCGGGTATGAAGCCCTCAAAGTCATAGCAAAGTACCAACACGTATCACTATTTCGCTGGTTGTCCCGGCCGGGGATCTGGTTACAGTACATTACCACCCGGATGCCCGATGATGAACAGGTAACGGTGGCCCTGGAATCTCTCAAGACCGCCTTCGGGGAGCAGCTTAAGGAGATAGAGGGCCGGCGGTACGTGGCCGACGCCATCGCCTGAGGACGAGTGATGATCGAGAAGCTCCAGGAAATCATTCAGCGGCACGACGACCTCGCCGCCCGCATGTCCGATACCGAAACAGCCTCTGACCCCCAGAAGTATGCTGAATTGGCCAAGGAGCACAGCGATCTGAGCGAGGTGGCGGAGAAGGCCCGGAGGTATGTGGACTTATGGGAACGCCTGCAGGAAGACGAAGAGATTCTCGAAGGGGACGATGCTGAGCTGAAGGAGTTGGCCCACGAGGAAATGCCGTCGCTCAAGGGTCAGCTGGAGGTACTTGAGGAAGAGCTCAAAATTCTACTGCTGCCCCGGGACCCTGATGACGACAAGCACACCATCCTTGAGATCCGTAGCGGCACCGGTGGTGAAGAGGCAGCACTTTTCGCGGGGGACTTATACCGCATGTACACGCGGTATGCTGAGCGCAAGGGCTGGGATACCGAAGTCATATCTCTATCCGAGTCCGAGACCGGCGGTGTTAAGGAGATTATCGTTTCGGTGAAGGGCAAGGGTGCTTATGGTGATCTGAAGTATGAGCGGGGCGTGCACCGGGTGCAGCGGGTGCCGGTGACCGAAGCCAGCGGGCGCATTCATACCAGTGCTGCGTCGGTGGCGGTACTGCCGGAGGCGGACGAAGTGGAGGTGGACATTGATCCTGCGGAGCTGAAGATTGATACATACCGCGCTTCGGGTGCCGGCGGCCAGCACGTGAACAAGACCGAGTCGGCGGTGCGCATCACCCATTTGCCCTCGGGCATCGTGGCGACCTGTCAGGACGAGAAGTCCCAGCACAAGAACCGGGCCAAGGCCATGAAGGTGCTGGCTTCGCGCCTCTATGCCCGGCAGCAGGAGGAGCAGCAGCGCCAGCGGGCCGACCAGCGCCGCAGCATGGTATCCACCGGCGACCGCAGCGCCAAAATCCGCACCTACAACTTTCCCCAGGGCCGCGTCACCGACCACCGCATCAACCTGACCCTCTACCGGCTCGGCGAAATCACCGACGGCGACCTGGACGAGCTCATCGAGCAGCTGCGGGTGCACGACCGGATGGAACGCCTGGCCGAAGTGTGACCGATCCCTCCACCGGCGCCAGCCGGTTTTTCAATAAAACCCATTCCAAATTCGCCACCTGGAGAGTCATCGACCTGATCAAGTGGGGCGCCCAATATTTCAGCGACCGCAAGATTGACAACGCCCGCCTGGAGGTGGAATGGCTGCTGGCCCACCAGCTGGGACTGCAGCGGGTGGACTTATATATCCAGCACGACCGGCTTTTGAGTGCCGACGAGCTGGCGGGCTTCAAGGCCATGATGAAGCGGCGGGTGAACGGGGAGCCATTCCAGTACATCCTGGGCAAGGCTCCTTTCTATGGTCGGGACTTCAAGGTCACCCCAGCGGTAATGATCCCGCGGCCGGAGTCGGAGGTGCTGATCCAGGTGCTGCGCCAGGGTCCGCCGCCCGCATCCATCCTGGACGTGGGCACCGGTTGCGGCTGCCTGGCCATCACCGCCGCCCTGCTCTATCCCGGGGCGCATGTGCTGGCGGTCGACATTTCGCCTGAGGCGCTAAACCTAGCGCGGGAGAACGCCGAAGGGCTGGGAGCGGGGAACGTGGGGTTTCAACAGGTGGATGTGCTGGCGGACGTTCAGTCACTCTTCGACGAAGATCAGGGCGACGGTTTTGATGCCATCTTGTGCAATCCGCCGTACGTGGCCGCGGAGGAGGTGCCCGCCCTGCAGCGGGAGATCCGCGAGCACGAGCCGCTGGCGGCAGTGACGGATGGGGCTGACGGTCTCACCCACTTCCGGCGCCTGGCGCAGATCGGACCCGAAATTCTGCGGCCGGGTGGGCGGTTGATCGTGGAAATCGGCGGGAGCCCCCAGGCTGAGCCGGTGGGGGCCATATTCGAGGGGTCAGGGGCTGAGGTTACCCTGCATAAAGACTTACAGGGAGATGCGCGGGTATATGCTGTCAGGTGGGAGGAGAGAAGTGCGTTAGCCGGCGGGCAGGGGATCAGAAGATATCCCTGAACGAGACGGCCGACATGCGCCGATCCAAATGAACGCGACGATCCATACCTGAGCGCCGCTCAATACCGGACCGGCGATCTTCGCTTATAGCCATTATTCCCAGCCGCCGATCCATATCTCTGCGGCGGGTCGCCATGGCGCTGGGGCGGGTGGTCGCCATCCCGCGTCGATCAGTGCTACTGCGTTGGTCTAACATCCTTACTCCTTTCAGGGCCGGCAACGACCAAGCGATATCCGGTCTGGATTAAAATTTAAATCAAGTTTACAGCTTTAGCCTGCACAAGTTGTGATATAAGTCACCTTTCAGCGGGCCTTCAAAACAGCAACAAACCGGCAACTCAGCCCCCGATTCTCCTTCTTGAAAGCCTGTAACGGGAGCATGCGGGGTGTTGGTGGGGTTCATAAGATTAATGGGGGGTAGTTTCGAGTTTCTAGTTACAGGTTTCTAGTTGACCCCTCATCCCAGCCTTCTCCCCAAGGAGAAGGAGACACGTAAATACCACAGTCGTAAGACACGCGATATCTCTTTGAGGGATTTATGAGATTGATGGGGGAATAGTTTCGAGTTTCTAGTTTCGGGTTTCTAGTTGACCCCTCATCCCGTCCTTCTCCCCAAGGAGAAGGAGACATGTAAATACCAATAGTTGCATGATGGGCGGTATTGACGGAGGGAAGATTACGGCCATTTCTCACTGTCAAGCTCTCCCCACGGCCCTTTTCATGCCCTAACTTCGGGCTGTGAAAGCCTTGCTAGCCGCGGTCAGGATGCTGCGCCCATTGAACCTGGTGCTGGGTGCGCTGGCGGTGCTGATCAGCGCGGCCCTGATGCCCGCCTGGCCGCCGTGGAGGGCCATCGGCTTAGCCATGGCGACCGTGGTTCTGTTCAACGCCGCCGCCAACGCCCTCAACGACTACTTCGATTACCCCATCGATAAGATCAATCGGCCGGACTGGCCGCTGGCATCGGGGGTGCTTCCCAGAGAGGCGGGCTGGGTGACGGCGGTGGTCCTTTTTGTTGCCGGTACCCTGGCGGCCTTTCAGCTGCCGCCCGCCGCTCGCACCATCGCCGTCTTTATCGCCCTGCCAGCGATGGTGCTGTACACGCCGCTATTCAAGGGGCTGCCGCTGGTGGGGAACCTTATAGTGGCGGCGATCCTGGGGCTGGCGTTTCTGTTTGCCGGGGCGGCGTTCGGGCATCTGGCTCTCATGTGGCCGCCAGCGGGACTGGCCTTCGGTTTCACCGTGGTGCGGGAGGTGGTGAAGGATGTGGAGGACGTGGCGGGTGACGCCAAGGTGGGCGTGGGTACTTTTGCGGTGCGCTGGGGGGTTTCGGCCGGCATAAAACTGACCCTGATCCTGACATTATTTTTGATGTTCGGCTGCCTGCTGCCGTACATTCTGGCCGTCTATGGCACCACTTACCTGGTGGCAGTGATTATTGGGGTCGAGCTTCCCCTTCTATACACGTTTAATTACCTGGATAAACATCCCAATCCGGCGGGGGCGGGATGGGTTGCAAAGGTCTTGAAAGTGGATATTTTCGCCGGCCTGCTGGCTATTTACTTATCGAAGTTTGATGTATGATCCTTCGACAAGCCCTTCGTCGGGGCTCAGGAAAGGGCTCAGGGTAAGGCTCAGGATGACATTTCCTTCGGCAGCCCACAGATGCTGTCCGGGGCGAAGCCCGGCATGACCGACTTCGTCCACCTTCACAACCACTCCGATTTTTCCCTGCTGGACGGCGCCCAGACCGTCAATACCATCATCGACACCGTCGGTGAGCTCAAGATGGACCGGGTGGCCATCACCGAGCATGGCAACCTGTTCAGCATGTTGCCATTTTACAAGGCGGCGGTCAGGGCGGGTATCCGGCCCATCATCGGCTGCGAGGTCTACGTAGCGAAGGGTGATCACCGGGAGCGACAATCCACCCGGCAGACGGGCTGGGGTTATCACCACCTGATCCTGCTGGCGAAGGATCAGGCCGGTCTGCGTAATCTGGTGAAGTTGGTATCCATCGGCTACCTGGAGGGTTTCTACTACCGGCCGCGGATCGACAAGGCCCTTCTGCGCAGTCACAGCGAGGGGCTGATCTGCACATCGGCCTGTCTCAAGGGGGAGGTGCAGGAGAATATTCTGCACGGGAATTACGCCGCCGCCCGGGATGCCGCCCGGGAACTGGCCGCGATTTTCCCGGACCGGTTTTACCTGGAGCTGCAGCGCCACGAGCTTCCCGAAGAGGAGATCGCTGTAGAGGCGAATATCAAGCTGGCCCGGGAGCTGGGCCTGCCGCTGGTGGTTACCAACGACTGCCACTATGCCCGGCGGGAGCACTGGGAGGCCCACGATGTGATGTTCTGCCTGGGTACGGGTAAGGACCGGGACGACCCCAACCGCCGACGCTACATCACGCCCGAGTTCTACATCAAATCCGCCGACGAGATGGGCCAGTTATTCAAGGACGTCCCCGAGGCGTTGGAGAACACCTTAGCCATCGCCGAGCAGTGCGCCGTGGAGCTGGACCTGGGACACCTGCACCTGCCCCAGTTTCCCATTCCCGCCAGCACCGGAACCCAGGACCCGGATGAATACCTGCGCCTGCTGGCCGAAGAGGGCCTGGAACAGCGCTACCAGGTGACGCCGGAGGTCAAGTCCCGGCTGGACCTGGAGCTGCATGTCATCAAGGACATGGATTACGCCGGGTACTTTCTGATCGTTATGGACTTCATTCGCTACGCCCGGAGCCAGCAGATCCCGGTGGGTCCCGGTCGGGGCAGCGCGGCCGGCAGCCTGGTGGCCTATTCCCTCGGCATCACCACTGTAGACCCCATGCGCTACAACCTGCTTTTCGAGCGCTTTCTCAACCCCGCGCGTATTTCCATGCCGGATATCGATATCGATTTCTGCCAGGATGGCCGTGGGAAAGTCATCGACTACGTAAAGCAGCAGTACGGGGAGAATGCTGTCAGCCAGATCATCACATTCGGGAAGATGAAAGCCCGGAGCGTGGTGCGAGATGTGGCCCGGGTGTTGGGGATGAGTTTCGGAGAGGCGGACCGTATTGCCAAGCTGATCCCGGACAGTCCCCGGATCACCATTGACCGGGCGCTGGCGGAAAACGCCGATCTGGAGCGGGCCGAGTCGTTGGACCAGACCCACAAGGAGCTGTTCGCTCACAGCCGGGTCCTGGAGGGGATGAACCGGCACGCTTCCACCCATGCCGCCGGGGTGGTGATCACCCCTGGAGACCTCACCGACTACGTTCCCCTATACAAAAATCCGAAGACAGGCGAGATCACCACCCAGGTCGATATGAACGGCCTGGAGGACCTGGGACTGCTCAAGATGGATTTTCTGGGTCTGCGCACGCTCACCGTCATTGACCAGACGGTGAAGATGCTGGCGGGGCGGGGCACGGAGGTGGACATTGAGCACCTTCTATTAGATGACGAGGTGACCTTTGAAATTTTTTCCAAGGGTCAGACCATTGGTGTATTCCAATTCGAGTCGCCGGGCATGCGGGAGTTTCTCAAGAAGCTCAGGCCTACCTGCCTGGAGGACCTGATCGCCATGAACGCCCTGTACCGTCCCGGTCCGATGGGCTATATCGACGACTTTATTGACCGCAAGCATGGCCGCAAACGGATTACCTATCTGCACCCGGCCCTGGAGCCGATTCTGAAGGGGACCTATGGTATCATCGTCTATCAGGAGCAGGTGATGCAAATTGCCCACGCCATTGCCGGGTTCAGCCTGGCCCAGGCCGACCTGATGCGCCGGGCGATGGGCAAGAAGAAGAAGCAAGAGATGGCCCGCATGGAGGCCGATTTTCTCAAGGGCGCTGCAGCTAATAACCTACCTGCGAAAAGTGCCCAGGAGATCTACGACCTCATCGCCCGCTTTGCCGAATACGGTTTCAACAAAAGCCACAGCACCGCCTATGCTCTGGTGGCCTATCAGACCGCCTACTTGAAAGCCCATTACCCCGCCGAGTTCATGGCAGCCAACCTGTCTTCGGAGATGAA
This DNA window, taken from Candidatus Neomarinimicrobiota bacterium, encodes the following:
- a CDS encoding DUF1385 domain-containing protein → MPKQLQTGRTLPLIMMAAQSRILVGGQAVIEGVMMRVPGAYAVAVRNPDGKIQTLYRAFTSAAERSRWLKLPLLRGMVHLFEALKIGLSTLNWSAEVAYHEEGKSKGSLTSFWSTSLALALAIGLFFVAPLWITTKLLQVEQQAVGFNLVSGAIRIAFFLLYLGLISLARDVRRLFEYHGAEHKTVYAFEAGKALTIESTRDFPTQHPRCGTSFIFIVLIAAILAFALIDTIVLALVGTISLGLRLLVHLPLIPVVAGFGYEALKVIAKYQHVSLFRWLSRPGIWLQYITTRMPDDEQVTVALESLKTAFGEQLKEIEGRRYVADAIA
- the prfA gene encoding peptide chain release factor 1; amino-acid sequence: MIEKLQEIIQRHDDLAARMSDTETASDPQKYAELAKEHSDLSEVAEKARRYVDLWERLQEDEEILEGDDAELKELAHEEMPSLKGQLEVLEEELKILLLPRDPDDDKHTILEIRSGTGGEEAALFAGDLYRMYTRYAERKGWDTEVISLSESETGGVKEIIVSVKGKGAYGDLKYERGVHRVQRVPVTEASGRIHTSAASVAVLPEADEVEVDIDPAELKIDTYRASGAGGQHVNKTESAVRITHLPSGIVATCQDEKSQHKNRAKAMKVLASRLYARQQEEQQRQRADQRRSMVSTGDRSAKIRTYNFPQGRVTDHRINLTLYRLGEITDGDLDELIEQLRVHDRMERLAEV
- the prmC gene encoding peptide chain release factor N(5)-glutamine methyltransferase, which produces MTDPSTGASRFFNKTHSKFATWRVIDLIKWGAQYFSDRKIDNARLEVEWLLAHQLGLQRVDLYIQHDRLLSADELAGFKAMMKRRVNGEPFQYILGKAPFYGRDFKVTPAVMIPRPESEVLIQVLRQGPPPASILDVGTGCGCLAITAALLYPGAHVLAVDISPEALNLARENAEGLGAGNVGFQQVDVLADVQSLFDEDQGDGFDAILCNPPYVAAEEVPALQREIREHEPLAAVTDGADGLTHFRRLAQIGPEILRPGGRLIVEIGGSPQAEPVGAIFEGSGAEVTLHKDLQGDARVYAVRWEERSALAGGQGIRRYP
- a CDS encoding geranylgeranylglycerol-phosphate geranylgeranyltransferase, with protein sequence MKALLAAVRMLRPLNLVLGALAVLISAALMPAWPPWRAIGLAMATVVLFNAAANALNDYFDYPIDKINRPDWPLASGVLPREAGWVTAVVLFVAGTLAAFQLPPAARTIAVFIALPAMVLYTPLFKGLPLVGNLIVAAILGLAFLFAGAAFGHLALMWPPAGLAFGFTVVREVVKDVEDVAGDAKVGVGTFAVRWGVSAGIKLTLILTLFLMFGCLLPYILAVYGTTYLVAVIIGVELPLLYTFNYLDKHPNPAGAGWVAKVLKVDIFAGLLAIYLSKFDV
- the dnaE gene encoding DNA polymerase III subunit alpha, whose protein sequence is MTDFVHLHNHSDFSLLDGAQTVNTIIDTVGELKMDRVAITEHGNLFSMLPFYKAAVRAGIRPIIGCEVYVAKGDHRERQSTRQTGWGYHHLILLAKDQAGLRNLVKLVSIGYLEGFYYRPRIDKALLRSHSEGLICTSACLKGEVQENILHGNYAAARDAARELAAIFPDRFYLELQRHELPEEEIAVEANIKLARELGLPLVVTNDCHYARREHWEAHDVMFCLGTGKDRDDPNRRRYITPEFYIKSADEMGQLFKDVPEALENTLAIAEQCAVELDLGHLHLPQFPIPASTGTQDPDEYLRLLAEEGLEQRYQVTPEVKSRLDLELHVIKDMDYAGYFLIVMDFIRYARSQQIPVGPGRGSAAGSLVAYSLGITTVDPMRYNLLFERFLNPARISMPDIDIDFCQDGRGKVIDYVKQQYGENAVSQIITFGKMKARSVVRDVARVLGMSFGEADRIAKLIPDSPRITIDRALAENADLERAESLDQTHKELFAHSRVLEGMNRHASTHAAGVVITPGDLTDYVPLYKNPKTGEITTQVDMNGLEDLGLLKMDFLGLRTLTVIDQTVKMLAGRGTEVDIEHLLLDDEVTFEIFSKGQTIGVFQFESPGMREFLKKLRPTCLEDLIAMNALYRPGPMGYIDDFIDRKHGRKRITYLHPALEPILKGTYGIIVYQEQVMQIAHAIAGFSLAQADLMRRAMGKKKKQEMARMEADFLKGAAANNLPAKSAQEIYDLIARFAEYGFNKSHSTAYALVAYQTAYLKAHYPAEFMAANLSSEMNNPDRMPVLLAEVQALGLEVLPPEVNHSGPTFQVDSEGRIRFGLNAIKHVGQKAAEHIKSTREKTGGWKTLPEFAAAIDLHLVNRKALECLVKSGACDSLEGLRHQKFASLDETIKYAQGVQSGADPNQESLFGGESQPLLVSEPALPQVPPWTDQEHFEMEKELTGFYLTGHPLKAFENDLREFSNYDFSDPQQAYKLELLRLGGTVNRLKNHHTKKGLPMAFFTLEGLLGNVEVVVFTDLYSRVKDLLTKDARVFVIGRASTRGPLANDSQSSDIPAADDTQEAAGGLKLLAEDIIPLEDLRRRMAKRINIRLYLSRLESGLIQQLRDLSDQYRGPCELWLHVADDTQPEGSGPLPTRRIRATDLRVKPEAGYLSALRGLIGEENVWVSQ